AGTAAAAAAAGCAAAAGAGGTTGTATATAAGACACAACCACAAGAATTACGTAGATTTACTGCTTTTTCATACCTTTCCacgaaaacttaattttttttattacgagTTTGtcgttttttaattattttgacttTAATATACAGTTTTTTGCAAGTTTATATCAATGAGAATTCAAACAATTCACAATGAATAATTCATTAGTTCTTCTAATTCTAGATCATGTTATGTTTTCTTGTTAACGCAAGTGGCGTTTCTAGTCAGCCTTAACACCTTAACGCGTAATATACACTAGGCAACTGAAACTGCAATTTTTGTTGTGAAacaaactttgttgtctgttatTGTTGGAAACTTGAAACAACCTCAGTGTCTtccgaaaaaaataacagaCATTTACCCGTCTCaggtagagatgtaccgaatattcggtcggccgaatattcggcgccgaatactgccaaaaaaccgttaagccgaatattcggctcaccaaatagttgagctaagtattcggccgaataggccgaatatctactacagacttgcaaaatttttcaaatggtttttgatcatttataaaatatcaaaatttaaataatttataaaatagtaatgctacacaatcattaaaaacttatggtttcagtaaaacatctaaggtgtatccgagTATCTTTCACAGTAGATTGTACAGGAGAATGCCGACAAGTAtcgttttatactttgattatagtttattccagattttttcggATATATTCatgcttgcccataaatccagtaatgATTCCAGATAAGGCAAATCTGGCCAGGATGTCAAGATATTGTTTAAAGCTTCCCGAATTTTGCTCGAGTTTATTGAAATCATTTGctaaatctaataaaaaaaactcaaatttctctttaaaaatttttatattttgtgttcagtaacaatttttcaaaaaattcaaaataaacttaaattttgtccttttttaattttttttttcaaaaatcgttaagAATGCCTGACCGTATgaatacgtgtggttgaaagtatgttATGCCttaggttaaagatcatcttctttttcaaaaactatttatCTAATTCAacatcaaaaaagaaatttcaaatagcttggcacctgtttcgaaatgttttgtcccagatttcacaggaacgcaatctctttggtgataaacgccctagaaatGACGAGCCATCTGATATCTTTTCAGTtgttggtgacattttaaaaatcattaaaaactcaatagaatattcaaccgaatattcggccgaatattcgtcgTTGCGCTTCTACAACGTCTTGTCGTGTTGGCTGCCATCACGAGGTTCCTTATCTCCGTGAGAGCGTTTGAGCTCTTGCTCTTGGCTGGGCGCGCGGCCTCAATCGCTCAAGCAATTTCGGTAACTTACTGATCTTCGCGGCAGgtatatttataaattctcttgcACCAATTCTCACTTGTGCTTTAATGGTATTGGTGTACTAACACACAGAATCATCTCGAAATAATATTTGGAAGAGATGCCCGTTAAAGAGGCTTTTTTCGTGACGCGACACCTGTTTGCGAGTTTCAATTTGTACCCCTATAGTgtttgccgtaagacgtaattctacgtcaaaaaacatttctaaaaCAATTAGCCCTTTCAAAACTGACTAAATTTCAGAATTTGTTTTTGCTTacactgaattttttttcgacagtTATCTCCTACATCTTAAGATACATCTGGTGACTCAAACAAAAGGCacaaaatttatccaaaatGATCATTGGAACTTTACATACATTGCagggcttagcttgtacatctgttcatctgtgtcTTAAttagcatccatgccaaattttagctcTTTCTTagtcttaagacggctgagcctattgaagactaacatacaaacaaacaaacgaaaattgtttttatttgtgaaGAGTGCCTATTGTATTGAATTGTTTCATGTAACCCCCCTATTGCATGATGCCTCGTTTGGCGGTATGTGCCTTTCTAGCAGTGTTCTTCAGCATTTCAACATTTGATCTAATAAACGATCCTCAAAGGGGTTAAACAGTGATTTTGATAAGTGCACAAAAAAtgaggggagagtggggtaacgtgagccactctaaatatctcaactgtgtgttgagataaaaatctcaatccaactgtcatcgtcgtcgctttgcgttagcatgtttttctatatgttgttgacttttgTAAGTATcgtatgcttcttttatttaacttgcctagaaaaatgtacttacataattaaaccaGCACCCGAAAAAATAcatccgtgggagacctaaagtacataacaaaaatattctcatacgcttatgatcttagttttgtcatgttcttccaagtagaaaaggaatttatgatgaaacatcaataagtcacacaaacgcaaccaatttgcaaatcattgcttgtggggaatcgtgggccatatTTTGCGAGATATCTTGGTCctcctatattttggtgtttctatacacatttagaacttaaaaaaacgtttttcctacctgcaaagttttcttatgccaaataaagagttgtgaaaaatatttggtcCATTTTTTTCCTATGCGATTGAGACGAACATatgaaattttgccgaaacgttcacGAGCCAGGAATAAGCAACTATTCggtcatacacaactctcttttttatttcctcatctgaaatcactttaaaataactaaatgaattttgaaatttcagttttgagtcaactcACAAACTTTGCACGTTACCTTGTCAATTaagatttggtggcccacgttaccccacagtttttcaaaataaaaaaaaatctttttcaaaaacagtcaaaactaGGGAAATGgatgtatttgaaaaataataaaatctttccattattttttttcattttatcttttatgataaactagctgatcccatacgaactccgtctCGCTTtcaaagtcaattgccaagcattttccagatgctcttttgaattcattgttaagtaataattgcaaaaatattggacgatcacttcgactgtcgtctgctactaaatttgaaatcagaaatcaattgaccgtgccaaaaaaccacgtgtataaatttcgactaaatcattgctcaacaacgcaattattgcaaaaaaattaaacccattttggtgGCCTCttttacaatctttgatatctaaaatcgattgcccttccctaaAAACTCCCGTGCGCAAactttcaaagcaatccattatatcataacgtcaatatttctaaaaacagtgaaaaattattctatatggacgacccctttcgtcgacccctggcaaaacatttgacatctgaaatcgattgcccatccctgaaaactatcgtgtgcaaattttcatcccaatccgatgtataataacgacggtattgcaaaaatattgaaaggtttatatggacgaccccctttgccggccccttaaactgaatttaatacctgaaatccgtTGCTCATCTCTCATAACTCTTGTGTACCAaatttcgtctgaatccgatgcataatagcgacaatatcgcatcaacagtgaatagttaacatggacgacccctttgaccgacccctgattttagtttgaataagtgaaatcagttgtttgtccttaataactcctatgtgcaaattttcatcccaatccaatgtataaaaacgtcaatatcactaagatactggaaatttaatatggacgaccccttttgccgatcccttacactgaatttgaaacctcaaatcaattgcacgtcactcaaaaccacagtgtaccaattttcatctgaatgcgatgtataataacgacaatatcgcaaaaatagcgaacagttaatatggacgacccctttggctgacccctcacacaaaatttgacacctgaaatcgattgctcgtctttcaaaacactcatgtgcaaattttcaacacgatccgacaaaaagtaacgtcaatatcgcgaaaacaatatttgtcttctatggacgacccccttcagaaggggtcgtccgaaaatcttaaaacatttttcatccttcctggtcctaatgagcatccatgccaaatttcagctctctagctcttaagacggctgagtctatagaggacaaacaaacaaacaaacaaacatacagaaattgctttttatatatatacactcagaaaaatactattatgtatgccataagattctcttataaagtggcgccataagagaaatcattgaaattcataagattgtcttatgacgcgaatgaattctgaagatgaacaccTAATGTAATGGGGGTTTGATGGTTTTCATAAGAGGCTCTTATGGAAACAGGAAGTCACTTCTAATAAGaataatttgagaaattttatgttgaaaacattcactttattgttttccggatttgtttgaaatttagttGTTCATGGCCACCATCAGCAACACCTCAACACCCggttccaacaatttttttttgtcgcatCCGATTCTTTGACCTTGTGTTTTTCCGGTCCGCGTAttgaaaagcaaacaaaaaaatattttggtttaCAAATACATTAATCGTTCACATCAAAACCATCAACTCAAACTTACCACTCAGAAGATCACaattatttttcactgtttaggaaaaataataacTAACAACTAGCGAATGCTTCGTACCGTAAGATGATGGaaaactgatggaatgaattaatgtgttcattattttttcacaatgccgtttcttctatttttcataagatgttcttatgaaaactgaaagtatttcataagactcttatgaaacacaATTTTGCGCTCTagaaagcggttcataagacgcatcttatgaaaattttaataagaatttgcctgagtgtagatAATTTatgaagttaagaaaaaaagatttccCATGATACCCTACTTTCCCCTACTGAATATCTGATTTGAACTTCATTCAAGGTTAAAATTATTCGCttccaaaaattgaataataaatcTATTCTGTGATGACCGGAATTTTCGTTGTTGTCtgcaataaaatcaaaatttgattcaccTGTACACACGGTGctgaatgtttgttttaaaacaacgcATATTTAACTTGAGTACATGCcacctgtttaaaaaaaatccacctcCACTGGATTTTtgtttataaacttaaaaacgtCAAGCGTGATCATTAGTTTCGAAGGTCCTCTCCAAGATGAAGTTCGTTCTAGCAAGTGAGTGAGTGAGATTTGTGTCTCACAACCCCTTCTAACCAACGTTTCCTTTCCAGTTTGCCTTCTGGTGGTATCGGTCCAGGCCACAGATTATTGTGAACCCTCGCTTTGCCGCAAAGGAAGTTCACACGTTGCCTGCAATGCCAACCCTGGATACGGCAAACCCGATGCCTATACTATTCCCTTCGACAGCGACAAACAAGCGATGATCGTCCAGCTGCACAATGAAATGCGTAACAAGATTGCTCTCGGAAAGCAGAACTACACCAAAGGATTCTATCCAACGGCAGCTCGTATGACTACGATGGTAAGATCTTGgtggcttttgaaaaaaaaatgaactttgaTATTTCGGATTTTTACAGCAATGGGACGACGAGCTAGCTTTTATTGCAGCGGCCAATGCTAGGAAGTGTGTATTTAAACATGACCAGTGTCGCAACACTGTCAAGTATCCGATATCTGGTCAGAACATTGGAATCTTTGGATACGGTGGAACTCGCGACCCCGACGTACTGATCACCAAACTATTCAATATGTGGTATGCCGAATATAAGCATGCTAACCCTGAGATCACCAAGAAATACCCGAAAGGTTATAAGGGGTAAGTTAGATTTCGAAGAACGCGAAGCCAAGAACATTATCTTACacaattaaatttatcattcCAATAGACCCGTTATCGGACATTTCACCCAAGTGGTTCAGGATCGCGCGGATCGGATTGGATGTGCTGTGACTCATTGGACCGATAAACCTTATAACAAGCTTTATTTGGTGTGCAACTATGCCCGGGTCAATGTAGTGGGACAACCAGTTTACACTCCGGGAGATGTTGGATCACAATGTACAACAGGCACCAATAGTGAGTTCCCTGGGCTGTGCAGCCCTGATGAGGTTATCTCTTATAAAGTTTATAATTAAACTAACCGATAAATAAACGGTGgcgtttaaatttgtttaatattttattattcaataCCGTGAAAATATCGAGCGAATCTATGCGGTGCACTACCAGAACTCATCTGATGTTTCGAATAAATATTGACGAAGAAGCTAAATCCGATATCCTAACTGTTTAA
This sequence is a window from Uranotaenia lowii strain MFRU-FL chromosome 3, ASM2978415v1, whole genome shotgun sequence. Protein-coding genes within it:
- the LOC129757180 gene encoding antigen 5 like allergen Cul n 1-like; its protein translation is MKFVLAICLLVVSVQATDYCEPSLCRKGSSHVACNANPGYGKPDAYTIPFDSDKQAMIVQLHNEMRNKIALGKQNYTKGFYPTAARMTTMQWDDELAFIAAANARKCVFKHDQCRNTVKYPISGQNIGIFGYGGTRDPDVLITKLFNMWYAEYKHANPEITKKYPKGYKGPVIGHFTQVVQDRADRIGCAVTHWTDKPYNKLYLVCNYARVNVVGQPVYTPGDVGSQCTTGTNSEFPGLCSPDEVISYKVYN